GTAACCCGTGTTCCGGGGTATTAAGTGGTGAAATGAGTGATGGTTGTGGAAAAATGCTATCTTCAACTTCTATGTTTAATACATTTGAGCCTATTCCTGGAGAAGTTGGACTTGGTGCCATGTTTAACAATAGTGCTACTAAATCTAACAATCCGATGTCATCATTGATtgatttgaaattggaggagttGACTGATCATGGAGAGTTAAGGACTAATCAATCTTCGAAAGAAAGCTCGATACTTTCTTCTCCAAAATCTTCATTGGCAGCTGGAAAAGCCCAAACAAAGAGTTTGCATTCTCGGTTTTCTATCTCTCAGGTTCATGATCAGAAGGAGGAGGAGTCGACGACTGTTTATAGGGAAGttaaaagtaatcagtctttaaAGAGAAACTCGGCTTTGACTTCAGTCAATTCGTCACTGCAGGGAAAAAGACTACGTACTACGAATTTTCATTCCGAGATTCCTGTCTGCCAGGTTCATGGTTGTAACAAGGACCTGAGCTCCTCAAAAGACTATCACAAAAGACACAAAGTATGCAATGAACACTCAAAAACTGCTATAGTCATAGTTAATGGGATTGAACAAAGGTTTTGTCAGCAGTGTAGCAGGTATGGTCTAGCTCATCGCTGCTCCTTTTGTCATGTAATAAAATTCTTAGATTGCACTGAATGTGTGTGTCTGTGTTTTTGTATTAAACAAATGTAGAAATATCATTGACGTGTTGCATTTGATCTAGGAAAATGAGCTGCTGTATTGAAATCATTTGCTTGACTAGGCTAACAAAACTAAACCAAATGGCAAATCATGTGGATGTAATGTTGAAAAGAAGATAAAGTTTTAGCATACGAGCTCTTAAAGAACTTATTTTGACATGAATGTGGAAGCTACTATTAGCTCCTGCTAGTTTCCACTTAACATATTTAAGGTATGCCTTGCTGTTTCTGTTAACTTCAGTTTGGACGATCCATCAAAACTTTTAGAACATTAAGTAGATATAGAAATTACAATCTTTCCTTTGTAGAGTAACTTAATCATGACCTGTTAATTGACCATCCTCCGGAATTCATTCTTATGCAATCATCTTTAAAGTAGAGAACTGTTCACGGTGTTAACAAAAAGCGACCAGCGTAGCACTCAGTCACTGTGCTGGTGAGAGGTAGCAGGTACATAGTGGAATCGTTGTGGTGCATGTAAGGTGGCTTGGACATCACAGATATtgtaagaagaaaagaaaagaaaagaagtaaCCAGATGTTtactgatttttatgcatttggTCTGTATGTCGTAATTTAGTAACAATTTGGCATGAATGTCTTGGCTGCTAGTCCTGCATAGAATTGTAGTAACCTTTTAAAATGCAGGTTTCACTTGCTAGCAGAATTTGATGAAGGTAAACGCAGCTGTCGCAAACGCCTTGCAGGACATAATGAGCGACGGAGAAAGCCTCAATTCGATACTCACTGGGGTAAACCTTTTCTTCCTCCGCCAATTATCCTGCATTTGCTGATTATGTTAAAGAGAGTTCTATGCTTGATTTGTCTTCTAGTTCTCATTAAATCAAAGTGAGTTTCATCCTCCGTACTCCAAGTTTCGTCCTTTTTCCTCTCAATTAGAAAATGTACCACTGTTATTTTCCCAACTCTATTTTCATGTGAGGGCTTGAAAGAACTTTCTACGCTTAATCCAATTTGCTTATATTGAGCGTGTTCTGAAGTTCGTTGGTGCTAATGATCCTACTCCctccattttaatttgtttatcttaCTTCCCTTTCTagtccgtttcaaaaagaatgctttatttcctttttttttggtaactttttaattttaactacaagatttaaaagtcttgtttattttcttaaacttcgtgcTAATTGCCAAGTCAAAACCAGACAAATAAATtggaacggagggagtatttacCTAATCATATCCAGTTAAATATAGTTTCTATGTCGAGTTTTTCAGTTTCTCATTTGATAAGCATATCGGTAACTGATTATAATCATTCTGTTAGCTCGTGGCACTCGCATGTTTGTTCTGCTTTGTGGATAAATTCTTAGCAGTTTTACCGACTACGAATTTATGCAAATGCAGGTTCAAGATTTTTGGATATGACTTCGCAAAGGAGAGTACCATTTCTTTTCCCAGAAATATTTCCTGGTAGCTTCTTTTAtcaagaaaattatgaagataATAACAACAGCAAGCACCCTAAATTAGAACATAAGCCATTTGGCATCTCTCAATTGGCTATGTCTGTAAAAAATGAGCAATTCCCTGCGAAAAGCATCCAGCATCAGTACGGAATGAGAAAACAAGATCCGTCCAAAGTTCACACTGGTGGGACAACATTGTCTATTCAAGAATTTTCCAAAGGGCAAAACTCCTCTTGTGCTCTCTCTCTTCTGTCAGCCCACTCACAAAACCTTCTACACAATTCAACAGACGTTTCACCAACTCTATGTTGGACGGTTGAACCAAATCATCATGTATACATTAAAGGGCATGATCATAATCTTGAGAAATCTCCCAGAGTTAGTGTTGTAAAAAGCTTTACACCGACTGAGTTATATTCATCTGACGTAGCTGAGCAAGATGGGGTCGTTCAAGTTCCTGATAGTGAGGCTGTTTCATTTGGAATCCAGAGAGATCACGGACATGATCAAAGATCAAACTCTATAAATTCCAAGAACTGTCTTTCTCTGGAAGGTGGGCCTACCATGGATTTAGTGCAATTGTCTTCGCACCTACAAAGGGTCGAGCAGCAGAAAAACTCCGTCCAAGTGAAGCAGGAAAATGATATCTTTTGTTCCTTTACTTCCACCTGAGGCTTATAAGAGCTACAAGGTCTGTAAACATGTTCATTTGATATATAATGCTTCTTTTCGTTTCTATCAGGAACTCAAAATGTCAATACATGTAAATCCACTCTTGTAGTTCATGTCGTATGTTAAATCAAGAACAAATTTTTCTGAGTTCTATAGATAAAATACATTTCCTCATGTATATACACCTGATATCTGACTAGACAAAGTTAACACATTTGAATAATGTGACATGTCACTTATACATGTTTGGGCGATAAATCGAGATAGTATTGTTTACTACTACCTGCAGCTTTTCATGTCTAGTAATTAGTGAAGATTAAGGATCATTATGAGCCTTGGTGAGTGTGTCTATTTGCGCCATGATTTCTTTTGTCGAAGCATGTAAATTACAGTGTTCTGATCCTCTATAGTGATGTACAAGGCTACTAACGTGACATTGCAGTATTCATATCTTTCACCCCCCagccccccaccccaccccactcCCCCCCTCTTGAAAAGAGAGAAAACCAAAAAGCAAAAAAGCAAAAgcttttaggaataggaactCCTTGtctgcaatatatatatatatatcagataaGTTGTTGTTATTCGTGTGTGACCTTTTCTTGGTTTTTTCATCCTCATTGCAGTCTGAAGGGTCAACATCCGAAATGAAGAATCGGAAGATAATATGAGGAGATTAAACTAATTCACAAGTGGCCTTTCCAACAAGTCAAAAGGCAAAGGCAGATTAAATAAATGATTGATATCGGTACATCTTTTGTAAGTGTCAGCCATAGCTTTTCTATTGCTTTCCTTACATCAATTGATTTGTTTCAATATCCATTTCGTCGAAACAGTgctcttattattttaatagttaGTGTTGTCTATAAGGAATCTTGCATCATATACTGATgtttaagaagaaaataaagtatCAGAAGGATAACATTTCTTGTGCATAATTTTATGTATATCATCTCTTTTATGTTAGACGGGACTGTACAACCCCTTAAGTTTATGAAAACAACGGTAATTTCCTTTGTCGTGACTCATGATATCTATAAATCTTCACTTTTCCGTCAGCAATTCTTGTGATACATCTATAACTGGTGAAGTTGTTGCCACGAGCTGTGAAAAAGCCTCTAGCAGAAATGTAGGGTAAGACTGCACATAATAGACGATCCTTGTGATCTGAACCATTGCATATTGTTGGCATTTTTGTGATGCAAATTCCATTTCCTCATTGTGAAAAGCATAGAATCTTACTATTTGTAGCAAAAatatcatatgtatatatttttgatgGCTTTAGTCTACTTTCCAATTCAACATTTTTGGTGCCATACATTTTCTGACTTCTGCTGCAGAAAAGTTATGCTCCATGCATGTGTTTACACGTGTACATACACGCGAAAAAGAGTAAAAGATAGAACCTTTCGATCAAGCAGCTATATTGGCATGTCTTTTCGAGTTGTAGGCGTGCAGAATTGTATATGGAATCCATCATGAAGTACagtttttttgtgattttttaagGTGAATTTGACTTGGTTGGTTAGTTTTTCAATTCATTATAGTGTTATTTTATGCATTAGATTagtgtttttgttgttgtggtCCTTGATAGAGAATgaagtaaaagaagaagaagtggTCCCTTATTTATTGGAATTGCAACATTCTATTTGGTTGGAAAAATTTGACATGTTGTTTCCATCATGTAGTATCATTCTAGTAAGTTgtgaaaaaaattgttcaatATATGCAAGTGTGtattggtggtggtggtggggggGGGGTGTTAAGTTTGTGatttattgaatattatttttgaataaactATGATGATATTGGAGCATTGAGTTGTTGTATGGTGATGTCCTTTGTCACGCGCATCGTGTCATGTCAGCATAAAGTGTGTTTTGAGTCGTATGTTGGATTGGAACAAGTTCAAGTTTAGAGGGTCGTTGATGTATTTGACGTTTTAATGCTTACTATATGTTGCGTTATTTGctttatatatttgttattttgttcTCATCATTTTCTTTTCCACTGCTGctttgattatgattttttgAGTTGAGGATCTATCAGAAATAACCTCTCTAGATCTATCCCAAAAAGGTACGGGTAAAGGTGTGCGTTTATCCGATCCTCTTCAGATTTCACTTGTGGAACTATATTAAATATGTTGTTGATTGTTGTAATGTATTTAATCTTTTGTTGCGATAgcttttttaatataattttctttattccTAAGGCTCGATCCGAGACCTTAGCAAGTGtaaaaaaatgtat
The window above is part of the Solanum pennellii chromosome 5, SPENNV200 genome. Proteins encoded here:
- the LOC107018800 gene encoding squamosa promoter-binding-like protein 6, whose translation is MEPLSYALEGRGLIFPDNVELSVDTVSRSRSIVKEWNMNPFCDVDKSICGFSQEVTENTEFLGSGIADILKKSAASNPCSGVLSGEMSDGCGKMLSSTSMFNTFEPIPGEVGLGAMFNNSATKSNNPMSSLIDLKLEELTDHGELRTNQSSKESSILSSPKSSLAAGKAQTKSLHSRFSISQVHDQKEEESTTVYREVKSNQSLKRNSALTSVNSSLQGKRLRTTNFHSEIPVCQVHGCNKDLSSSKDYHKRHKVCNEHSKTAIVIVNGIEQRFCQQCSRFHLLAEFDEGKRSCRKRLAGHNERRRKPQFDTHWGSRFLDMTSQRRVPFLFPEIFPGSFFYQENYEDNNNSKHPKLEHKPFGISQLAMSVKNEQFPAKSIQHQYGMRKQDPSKVHTGGTTLSIQEFSKGQNSSCALSLLSAHSQNLLHNSTDVSPTLCWTVEPNHHVYIKGHDHNLEKSPRVSVVKSFTPTELYSSDVAEQDGVVQVPDSEAVSFGIQRDHGHDQRSNSINSKNCLSLEGGPTMDLVQLSSHLQRVEQQKNSVQVKQENDIFCSFTST